The Erythrobacter insulae genome window below encodes:
- the rpsN gene encoding 30S ribosomal protein S14 — translation MAKLSSINKNERRKKLVKKYAAKYEKLKAIADDVSLDESERLIARLKMAEIPRNGNPTRVRNRCATTGRPRGYYRKFGINRIELRQLGTRGMIPGLTKSSW, via the coding sequence ATGGCGAAACTGAGTTCCATCAATAAAAACGAGCGTCGCAAGAAGCTCGTCAAAAAGTACGCAGCGAAGTACGAGAAGCTGAAGGCAATCGCGGATGACGTGAGCCTTGACGAGAGCGAGCGTTTGATCGCGCGTCTCAAAATGGCTGAGATTCCACGCAACGGGAATCCAACTCGCGTGCGCAATCGCTGCGCCACCACCGGCCGCCCACGCGGCTATTACCGCAAGTTCGGCATCAACCGTATCGAACTGCGTCAACTCGGCACCCGGGGCATGATCCCTGGTCTGACCAAGTCGAGCTGGTGA